A stretch of the Streptococcus oralis genome encodes the following:
- a CDS encoding ABC-F family ATP-binding cassette domain-containing protein yields MSDFIVEKLSKSVGDKTVFKDISFIIHDLDRIGLIGVNGTGKTTLLDVLSGVSGFDGDVSPFSAKNDYKIGYLTQNPDFDDSKTVLDTVLSSDLKEIQLIREYELIMLNYSEDKQARLERVMAEMDSLQAWEIESQVKTVLSKLGIQDLSTPVGELSGGLRRRVQLAQVLLGNHDLLLLDEPTNHLDIATIEWLTLFLKNSKKTVLFITHDRYFLDALSTRIFELDRAGLTEYQGNYQDYVRLKAEQDERDAALLHKKEQLYKQELAWMRRQPQARATKQQARINRFHDLKKEVSGGVAEADLTMNFETSRIGKKVIEFQDVSFAYENKPILQDFNLLVQAKDRIGIVGDNGVGKSTLLNLIAGSLEPTKGQVIIGETVRIAYFSQQIEGLDESKRVINYLQEVAEEVKTSGGSTTSIAELLEQFLFPRSTHGTLIEKLSGGEKKRLYLLKLLLEKPNVLLLDEPTNDLDIATLTVLENFLQSFAGPVLTVSHDRYFLDKVATKILAFEDGKIRPFFGHYTDYLDEKAFETEMANQVQKAEKEKVVRVREDKKRMTYQEKQEWASIEGDIETLENRIAAIEEAMQANGSDFGKLATLQKELDEKNEELLEKYERYEYLSELA; encoded by the coding sequence ATGAGTGATTTTATCGTTGAAAAACTAAGCAAATCCGTTGGTGACAAGACCGTTTTTAAGGATATTTCCTTTATCATTCATGACTTGGATAGAATCGGTCTGATCGGTGTCAATGGGACTGGTAAGACCACTCTGTTAGATGTCCTTTCTGGAGTTTCAGGCTTTGATGGTGACGTTAGCCCTTTTTCCGCTAAGAATGACTATAAGATTGGCTACTTGACCCAGAATCCAGACTTTGATGATAGCAAGACGGTCTTGGATACGGTTCTCTCCAGCGACCTCAAGGAAATCCAGTTGATTCGTGAGTATGAGTTAATCATGCTCAACTACAGTGAGGACAAGCAAGCTCGTTTGGAACGGGTCATGGCAGAGATGGATTCTCTTCAAGCCTGGGAAATCGAAAGTCAGGTCAAGACTGTTCTCAGCAAGTTGGGTATTCAGGATTTGTCGACTCCAGTTGGTGAATTGTCAGGTGGTCTAAGAAGACGGGTTCAGTTGGCGCAAGTTCTCCTAGGAAACCACGACCTCTTGCTTCTGGACGAGCCGACTAACCATTTGGATATTGCGACCATTGAGTGGTTGACCCTCTTTTTGAAAAATTCTAAGAAGACAGTTCTCTTTATCACCCACGATCGTTATTTCCTAGACGCTTTGTCAACGCGGATTTTCGAGTTGGACCGAGCAGGCTTGACCGAGTATCAGGGAAATTATCAGGACTATGTTCGCCTCAAGGCTGAACAAGATGAGCGTGACGCTGCCCTTCTTCACAAGAAAGAACAACTCTACAAACAAGAACTGGCCTGGATGCGCAGACAACCGCAGGCGCGTGCGACCAAGCAACAAGCTCGTATCAATCGTTTCCACGATTTGAAAAAGGAAGTTTCAGGTGGCGTTGCTGAGGCAGACTTGACCATGAACTTTGAAACCAGTCGGATTGGGAAAAAAGTCATCGAGTTTCAGGATGTTTCCTTTGCCTATGAAAACAAGCCCATTTTGCAAGATTTTAATCTCTTGGTGCAAGCCAAAGACCGTATCGGAATCGTTGGGGACAACGGTGTGGGGAAATCAACTCTGCTTAATCTCATCGCAGGAAGTCTTGAGCCGACTAAAGGTCAAGTTATCATCGGTGAGACGGTTCGCATCGCCTATTTCTCTCAACAAATCGAAGGTTTAGATGAAAGCAAGCGCGTTATCAATTACCTGCAGGAAGTGGCAGAAGAGGTTAAGACCAGTGGTGGTTCTACGACTTCCATTGCAGAGTTGCTGGAGCAGTTCCTCTTCCCACGTTCGACGCATGGAACCTTGATTGAGAAATTGTCTGGTGGCGAGAAAAAACGCCTTTATCTCCTCAAACTACTCCTTGAAAAACCAAATGTTCTTCTTTTGGACGAGCCGACAAATGACCTAGATATTGCGACCTTGACAGTTTTGGAAAATTTCTTGCAGAGCTTTGCCGGCCCTGTCTTGACAGTTAGCCACGACCGTTATTTCTTGGATAAGGTAGCGACCAAGATTCTCGCTTTTGAGGATGGCAAGATTCGTCCTTTCTTTGGTCATTACACCGACTATCTTGATGAAAAAGCCTTTGAAACAGAGATGGCCAATCAAGTGCAAAAGGCAGAAAAGGAAAAAGTAGTCAGGGTACGTGAAGACAAGAAACGCATGACCTACCAAGAAAAGCAGGAGTGGGCAAGCATTGAAGGCGATATTGAAACCTTGGAAAATCGTATTGCTGCTATTGAAGAAGCAATGCAGGCAAATGGCTCTGACTTTGGCAAACTAGCGACTCTTCAAAAAGAGCTAGACGAGAAAAACGAAGAACTCCTTGAAAAATACGAACGTTATGAATACCTTAGTGAGTTGGCATGA
- a CDS encoding cation-translocating P-type ATPase, with translation MSKEQKRQAFYTQSPEEVLKSVEATEQGLSSSEAQKRLAEYGRNELEEGEKKSLLVKFIEQFKDLMIIILVAAAILSVITSGGEDIADAIIILAVVIINAAFGVYQEGKAEEAIEALKSMSSPAARVIRDGHMAEIDSKELVPGDIVALEAGDVVPADLRLLEANSLKIEEAALTGESVPVEKDLTVELATDAGIGDRVNMAFQNSNVTYGRGLGVVVNTGMYTEVGHIAGMLQDADETDTPLKQNLNNLSKVLTYAILVIALVTFVVGVFIQGKNPLGELMTSVALAVAAIPEGLPAIVTIVLALGTQVLAKRNSIVRKLPAVETLGSTEIIASDKTGTLTMNKMTVEKVFYDAVLHDSADEIELGLDMPLLRSVVLANDTKIDAEGNLIGDPTETAFIQYALDKGYDVKGFLEKYPRVAELPFDSDRKLMSTVHPLSDGKFLVAVKGAPDQLLKRCVARDKAGDVAPIDDQVNDLIHTNNSEMAHQALRVLAGAYKIIDSIPENLTSEELENNLIFTGLIGMIDPERAEAAEAVCVAKEAGIRPIMITGDHQDTAEAIAKRLGIIDENDSEDHVLTGAELNELSDEEFEKVVGQYSVYARVSPEHKVRIVKAWQNQGKVVAMTGDGVNDAPALKTADIGIGMGITGTEVSKGASDMILADDNFATIIVAVEEGRKVFSNIQKTIQYLLSANTAEVLTIFLATLFGWDVLQPVHLLWINLVTDTFPAIALGVEPAEPGVMTHKPRGRKSSFFSGGVLSSIIYQGVLQGALVLTVYGLALAYPVHVGDNQAIHADALTMAFATLGLIQLFHAYNVKSVYQSILTVGPFKSKTFNWSILVSFILLMATIVIEPLEGIFHVTKLDLSQWAIVLAGSFSMILIVEIVKFVQRKLGLDKNAI, from the coding sequence ATGTCAAAAGAACAAAAACGCCAAGCGTTTTATACTCAAAGTCCCGAAGAAGTCTTGAAGTCGGTTGAAGCAACTGAACAAGGCCTTTCGTCAAGCGAAGCGCAGAAACGCCTAGCTGAATATGGGCGCAATGAACTCGAAGAGGGTGAGAAAAAATCTCTCTTGGTTAAATTCATCGAACAGTTTAAGGATTTGATGATTATTATTTTGGTGGCTGCAGCCATCTTGTCCGTCATAACTTCTGGTGGGGAAGATATTGCAGATGCCATCATTATTCTAGCAGTTGTTATCATCAACGCAGCCTTTGGTGTTTACCAAGAAGGAAAAGCAGAAGAAGCCATCGAAGCCCTCAAGTCTATGTCTAGTCCAGCAGCACGCGTTATTCGTGATGGGCATATGGCTGAGATTGACTCAAAAGAATTGGTACCAGGTGATATCGTTGCTCTTGAAGCAGGTGACGTCGTACCAGCAGACCTACGTTTGCTAGAAGCTAATTCTCTTAAAATCGAAGAAGCAGCTTTGACAGGTGAGTCTGTTCCAGTTGAAAAAGACTTGACCGTCGAGCTCGCTACAGATGCTGGTATTGGTGACCGTGTCAATATGGCCTTCCAAAACTCAAATGTGACTTATGGTCGTGGTCTTGGTGTTGTTGTCAATACAGGTATGTACACTGAAGTGGGTCATATCGCTGGTATGCTCCAAGATGCTGACGAGACAGACACGCCACTCAAACAAAACTTGAACAACCTTTCTAAGGTTTTGACCTATGCAATTTTGGTTATTGCCCTTGTTACTTTTGTAGTTGGAGTCTTCATTCAAGGAAAAAATCCACTTGGTGAGTTGATGACCTCTGTTGCACTTGCTGTTGCAGCCATCCCAGAAGGACTTCCTGCTATCGTGACCATCGTTCTTGCCCTTGGTACTCAAGTTTTGGCAAAACGAAACTCTATCGTTCGTAAGTTGCCAGCAGTCGAAACACTTGGTTCAACAGAAATCATCGCTTCTGATAAGACTGGTACGCTTACCATGAACAAGATGACAGTCGAGAAAGTCTTCTATGACGCAGTCCTACATGACTCAGCTGATGAGATTGAACTTGGCTTGGACATGCCGCTTCTTCGTTCTGTTGTCTTGGCCAACGATACCAAGATTGATGCTGAAGGAAATCTGATTGGGGATCCAACGGAAACAGCCTTCATCCAGTATGCTTTGGACAAGGGCTACGATGTTAAAGGGTTCTTAGAGAAATATCCTCGTGTAGCTGAATTGCCGTTTGACTCAGATCGTAAACTCATGTCAACGGTTCATCCATTGTCAGATGGTAAATTCCTCGTGGCAGTCAAAGGGGCTCCAGATCAACTCTTGAAACGTTGTGTTGCTCGTGATAAAGCTGGAGATGTCGCTCCGATTGATGATCAAGTCAATGACTTAATTCACACAAACAACTCTGAAATGGCTCACCAAGCCTTGCGTGTCCTTGCAGGTGCTTATAAGATTATTGATAGCATTCCAGAAAACTTGACTTCTGAAGAACTGGAAAACAACTTGATCTTTACTGGTTTGATTGGGATGATTGACCCTGAGCGTGCCGAAGCAGCTGAAGCGGTTTGTGTCGCTAAGGAAGCAGGAATCCGTCCAATTATGATTACTGGTGACCACCAAGACACAGCGGAAGCCATTGCCAAACGTTTGGGAATCATCGATGAAAATGACTCAGAAGACCATGTCTTGACTGGTGCTGAGCTTAACGAACTTTCTGATGAAGAATTTGAAAAAGTCGTTGGTCAATACTCTGTCTACGCGCGTGTATCTCCAGAACACAAGGTTCGTATCGTGAAAGCTTGGCAAAACCAAGGTAAGGTCGTTGCTATGACAGGTGACGGTGTTAATGACGCTCCAGCTCTGAAAACAGCCGACATCGGTATTGGTATGGGAATCACTGGTACAGAGGTTTCTAAGGGAGCTTCTGATATGATTCTTGCGGATGATAACTTTGCGACTATTATCGTCGCAGTTGAAGAAGGACGTAAGGTCTTCTCAAACATTCAAAAGACAATTCAATATCTTCTTTCTGCCAATACGGCTGAAGTTTTGACCATTTTCCTAGCAACCCTCTTTGGATGGGATGTTTTGCAACCAGTTCATCTTTTGTGGATCAACTTGGTAACCGATACCTTCCCAGCTATTGCTCTTGGTGTTGAACCTGCTGAGCCAGGTGTTATGACCCACAAACCACGTGGACGTAAGTCTAGCTTCTTCTCAGGTGGTGTCTTGAGTTCTATCATCTATCAAGGTGTACTCCAAGGGGCACTGGTCTTGACCGTTTATGGTCTAGCTCTTGCCTATCCAGTCCATGTAGGAGACAACCAAGCTATTCACGCAGATGCCCTTACAATGGCCTTTGCAACACTCGGTTTGATTCAGCTCTTCCATGCCTACAACGTTAAGTCTGTTTACCAATCCATCTTGACAGTTGGACCATTCAAGTCTAAAACCTTCAACTGGTCAATCTTGGTATCCTTCATTCTTCTTATGGCAACCATCGTCATAGAACCGCTTGAAGGTATCTTCCACGTAACCAAACTAGACTTGTCTCAATGGGCTATTGTTCTAGCTGGAAGCTTCTCAATGATACTTATCGTAGAAATCGTCAAGTTTGTTCAACGTAAACTTGGTCTTGATAAGAATGCGATTTAA
- a CDS encoding CCA tRNA nucleotidyltransferase — MRLTQMPSEFQKALPVLEKIKEAGFEAYFVGGSVRDALLNRPIHDVDIATSSYPEETKQIFPRTADIGIEHGTVLVLDGDEEYEVTTFRTEDVYVDFRRPSAVSFVRSLEEDLKRRDFTVNAFALDETGEIIDLFHGLDDLENQVLRAVGVASERFNEDALRIMRGFRFQASLGFELEPETFEAMKTLTPLLEKISVERTFVEFDKLLLAPFWRVGLSSMIESRAYDYLPDMAGSQDKLNKLFDLETDFTFESSEQAWAALLWVLEIEDAQPFLKVWKTSRQFAKQVQDLLTILALREEGELSKRDCYRFDLDLLLQAENLRQAQRKEVNPQAIKETYQSLTIHDKKEIQINGGILIKEYGYQPGPDLGEILTEIEFAIVDGELENDRQAIHAYLREKK, encoded by the coding sequence ATGAGATTAACGCAAATGCCTTCTGAATTTCAGAAGGCTTTACCAGTATTAGAAAAAATTAAAGAAGCAGGCTTTGAAGCTTATTTTGTTGGAGGCTCTGTTCGAGATGCCCTCCTCAATCGCCCCATCCATGATGTGGATATCGCGACTTCTTCCTATCCAGAGGAGACCAAGCAGATTTTTCCGCGAACAGCTGATATCGGAATCGAGCACGGAACTGTCTTGGTCTTAGATGGGGATGAGGAGTATGAGGTAACCACCTTTCGGACCGAAGATGTCTATGTGGACTTTCGCAGGCCCAGCGCGGTTTCCTTTGTGCGTTCGCTAGAAGAGGACCTCAAGCGCCGTGATTTTACAGTTAATGCCTTTGCCTTGGATGAGACAGGCGAAATTATTGACTTGTTCCATGGTTTAGACGATTTAGAAAACCAAGTCTTGCGAGCAGTTGGAGTGGCTAGTGAACGTTTCAACGAGGATGCTTTGCGTATTATGCGTGGTTTCCGCTTTCAAGCCAGTCTTGGTTTTGAACTTGAGCCAGAAACTTTTGAGGCGATGAAGACTTTGACGCCACTTTTGGAGAAAATTTCTGTGGAGCGCACCTTCGTTGAGTTTGATAAACTATTGCTGGCACCTTTTTGGCGAGTTGGTCTGTCTTCCATGATTGAGAGTCGAGCTTATGACTATCTTCCAGATATGGCAGGGAGCCAGGACAAGCTCAACAAACTGTTTGATTTGGAGACTGATTTCACTTTTGAGTCTTCCGAACAAGCCTGGGCGGCTCTCTTGTGGGTCCTGGAAATTGAGGATGCTCAGCCATTTTTGAAGGTATGGAAAACCTCACGCCAGTTTGCCAAGCAGGTTCAGGATTTGCTGACTATTTTGGCTTTGCGAGAAGAAGGAGAGCTGAGTAAGCGTGATTGTTACCGCTTTGACTTGGATTTACTTTTACAGGCAGAAAATCTTCGTCAGGCTCAAAGGAAAGAAGTCAACCCACAAGCCATCAAAGAAACTTACCAGAGTTTGACCATTCATGATAAGAAAGAAATCCAGATTAATGGTGGAATTTTGATTAAGGAATATGGTTACCAGCCAGGACCAGACTTGGGAGAGATTTTAACAGAGATTGAGTTTGCTATTGTCGATGGAGAATTGGAAAATGATCGTCAAGCAATCCATGCTTACCTGAGGGAGAAAAAATGA
- a CDS encoding DegV family protein → MKLAVITDSSAYLEEKTLQRENLFILDIPVNIDGEEYVEGVNLTAEEFYQKMAQSVELPKTSQPSIAKLDEILNSLKDEGYTHVLGLFLSSGISGFYQNIQYMLDEYDGLTIAFPDTHITSSPLGFMVESAFEWAEQGDDFAQIQEKLGIQIADNSAFIIVDDLDHLVKGGRLSNGAAILGNLLSIKPILYFNDQGVIEVYEKVRTEKKAIKRLVEIIKELTKDGDYRITVIHGNAPQKAADLRQLLMESGVTAEIPIETFGSVIGTHLGEGSIALSYTPIV, encoded by the coding sequence ATGAAATTAGCTGTCATTACAGATTCTTCAGCCTATTTAGAGGAGAAGACGCTGCAAAGAGAGAATCTATTTATCTTGGATATTCCTGTCAATATCGATGGAGAGGAGTATGTCGAAGGTGTCAATCTGACTGCTGAGGAATTTTATCAAAAAATGGCTCAGTCTGTAGAATTGCCTAAAACCAGTCAACCGAGTATTGCCAAATTGGATGAGATTCTAAATTCCTTGAAAGATGAGGGCTATACCCATGTCTTGGGACTCTTTCTTTCGTCTGGAATTTCAGGCTTTTATCAGAACATCCAATACATGTTGGATGAGTATGATGGCTTGACCATTGCCTTTCCGGATACCCATATCACAAGCTCCCCTCTAGGATTTATGGTAGAGAGTGCTTTTGAATGGGCAGAACAAGGCGATGATTTTGCCCAGATTCAGGAGAAGTTGGGGATTCAAATTGCTGATAATTCAGCCTTTATCATAGTAGATGACCTCGACCACTTGGTTAAGGGAGGACGTTTGTCAAATGGAGCAGCTATCTTAGGAAATCTCCTCAGTATCAAGCCTATCCTCTACTTTAATGACCAAGGTGTGATTGAAGTTTACGAAAAAGTTCGTACAGAAAAGAAAGCAATTAAACGTTTGGTGGAAATCATCAAGGAGTTGACAAAAGATGGGGACTACCGTATAACAGTCATTCATGGGAATGCTCCTCAAAAGGCAGCGGATTTACGTCAGCTTTTGATGGAGAGTGGTGTGACTGCTGAAATTCCAATTGAAACCTTTGGTAGTGTCATTGGGACCCACCTTGGAGAAGGTAGTATCGCCTTGAGCTATACACCAATCGTCTAA
- a CDS encoding peptide deformylase encodes MEKKIVRDVLFLSQVSKSASQEDLYLAKDLQDTLLANRETCVGLAANMIGVQKRVIIFNLGLVPIVMFNPVLLSYKGPYETEEGCLSLTGVRPTTRYETITVSYRDSKWQEQTITLTGFPAQICQHELDHLEGRII; translated from the coding sequence ATGGAAAAGAAAATTGTCCGAGATGTCTTATTCTTGTCGCAGGTCTCGAAATCTGCAAGTCAGGAAGACCTTTATCTGGCTAAGGATTTGCAGGATACCCTGCTGGCTAATCGCGAGACCTGTGTCGGTCTGGCAGCCAATATGATTGGCGTGCAGAAGCGCGTGATTATCTTTAATCTTGGCTTGGTTCCCATAGTCATGTTTAATCCCGTTCTCCTTTCCTATAAAGGACCTTACGAGACAGAGGAAGGTTGTTTGTCTTTGACTGGGGTGCGACCAACAACTCGTTATGAAACGATTACGGTTTCCTATCGTGATAGCAAGTGGCAGGAACAGACCATTACGTTAACAGGTTTTCCGGCTCAGATCTGCCAACATGAACTGGATCATTTGGAAGGACGGATTATTTAG
- a CDS encoding DUF1149 family protein — MNLKREQEFVSQYHFDARNFEWENENGAPETKVDVNFQLLQHDQENQVTSLVVILSFMIVFDKFVISGTISQVNHVEGRIVNEPGEFNQEEVETLARPCLNMLNRLTYEVTEIALDLPGINLEF; from the coding sequence ATGAATCTTAAACGAGAACAAGAATTTGTTAGCCAGTATCACTTTGATGCTCGTAATTTTGAATGGGAAAATGAAAATGGAGCTCCTGAAACCAAGGTAGATGTGAACTTTCAGTTGCTCCAACATGATCAAGAAAACCAAGTGACTTCGCTTGTTGTTATCTTGAGTTTCATGATTGTCTTTGACAAATTTGTCATCAGCGGAACGATTTCCCAAGTTAACCATGTGGAAGGTCGCATTGTCAACGAACCAGGCGAATTTAACCAAGAAGAAGTTGAAACTCTGGCTCGTCCATGTTTGAACATGCTCAATCGTTTGACGTATGAAGTAACAGAAATCGCCTTGGATCTTCCAGGGATCAATTTGGAGTTTTAG
- the glmM gene encoding phosphoglucosamine mutase, protein MGKYFGTDGVRGEANVELTPELAFKLGRFGGYVLSQHETEAPKVFVGRDTRISGEMLESALVAGLLSVGIHVYKLGVLATPAVAYLVKTEGASAGVMISASHNPALDNGIKFFGGDGFKLDDEKEAEIEALLDATEDTLPRPSAEGLGTLVDYPEGLRKYEGYLVSTGTPLEGMKVALDTANGAAATSARQIFADLGAQLTVIGETPDGLNINLNVGSTHPEALQELVKESQSAIGLAFDGDSDRLIAVDENGEIVDGDKIMYIIGKYLSEKGQLAQNTIVTTVMSNLGFHKALESAGINKAVTAVGDRYVVEEMRKSGYNLGGEQSGHVILMDYNTTGDGQLSAVQLTKIMKETGKSLSQLASEVTIYPQKLVNIRVENAMKEKAMEVPAIKTIIEKMEEEMAGNGRILVRPSGTEPLLRVMAEAPTTEEVNYYVDTIAAVVKDEIGID, encoded by the coding sequence ATGGGTAAATATTTTGGGACCGATGGAGTCCGTGGAGAAGCAAACGTAGAACTGACGCCAGAATTGGCCTTTAAACTGGGACGTTTTGGTGGTTATGTTCTCAGCCAACACGAAACAGAAGCCCCTAAAGTCTTTGTAGGACGTGATACACGTATCTCAGGAGAAATGCTAGAATCTGCCTTAGTGGCAGGTCTCCTCTCTGTAGGGATTCACGTCTACAAACTCGGTGTCCTTGCAACACCAGCAGTAGCTTACTTGGTTAAAACTGAGGGAGCCAGTGCAGGTGTCATGATTTCCGCTAGTCACAACCCAGCCCTTGATAATGGAATTAAATTCTTTGGTGGGGATGGCTTCAAACTTGATGATGAAAAAGAAGCAGAAATCGAAGCCTTGCTGGATGCTACAGAAGACACTCTTCCTCGTCCAAGTGCCGAAGGCTTGGGAACCTTAGTGGACTATCCAGAAGGTTTGCGTAAGTATGAAGGCTACCTTGTTTCAACTGGAACTCCTCTTGAAGGAATGAAAGTTGCCTTGGATACAGCCAACGGTGCAGCTGCTACAAGTGCTCGTCAGATTTTCGCTGATCTGGGTGCCCAGTTGACTGTAATCGGGGAAACACCAGATGGTCTTAATATCAACCTAAATGTTGGTTCAACTCACCCAGAAGCTCTCCAAGAACTAGTCAAAGAAAGCCAGTCAGCTATTGGTTTGGCCTTTGACGGAGATAGTGACCGCTTGATTGCTGTCGATGAAAATGGCGAGATCGTCGATGGTGATAAGATCATGTACATCATCGGTAAATATCTTTCTGAAAAAGGCCAGTTGGCTCAAAACACCATCGTGACAACCGTTATGTCTAACCTTGGTTTCCATAAGGCCTTGGAAAGTGCTGGTATTAACAAGGCAGTGACTGCTGTTGGAGACCGCTATGTTGTTGAAGAAATGAGAAAATCAGGCTACAATCTTGGTGGTGAACAGTCTGGTCACGTTATCTTAATGGATTACAATACAACTGGTGATGGTCAATTATCAGCTGTCCAATTGACTAAAATCATGAAAGAAACAGGCAAGAGCTTGTCTCAACTGGCATCAGAAGTGACGATTTACCCACAAAAACTGGTCAATATCCGAGTGGAAAATGCCATGAAAGAAAAAGCCATGGAAGTACCAGCTATTAAAACGATCATCGAAAAGATGGAAGAAGAAATGGCAGGGAACGGTCGTATCCTTGTCCGTCCAAGTGGAACAGAACCCCTCTTGCGCGTCATGGCAGAAGCCCCAACAACAGAAGAAGTTAACTACTACGTAGATACAATTGCTGCTGTTGTTAAAGATGAAATCGGAATTGACTAA
- the dapB gene encoding 4-hydroxy-tetrahydrodipicolinate reductase: MSIRVIIAGFKGKMGQAACQMVLADPDLDLVAVLDPFESESEWQGIPVFNDKADLAGVEADVWVDFTTPAVAYENTRFALEKGFAPVVGTTGFTSEEITELKAFSREQDLGGLIAPNFALGAVLLMQFAAQAAKYFPNVEIIELHHDKKKDAPSGTAIKTAELMAEVRESIQQGAPDEEELIAGARGADFDGMRIHSVRLPGLVAHQEVIFGNQGEGLTIRHDSYDRSSFMTGVNLGIKEVVKRHELVYGLEHLL, translated from the coding sequence ATGAGTATTCGAGTAATTATTGCCGGTTTTAAGGGAAAGATGGGCCAAGCTGCTTGTCAGATGGTCTTGGCTGATCCAGACTTGGACTTGGTCGCAGTTTTGGATCCTTTTGAGTCTGAGTCAGAATGGCAGGGAATTCCTGTCTTCAATGATAAGGCTGACTTGGCTGGTGTTGAAGCGGATGTCTGGGTGGATTTTACTACACCAGCCGTTGCCTACGAAAATACACGCTTTGCTCTTGAAAAAGGCTTTGCTCCAGTAGTTGGAACAACAGGATTCACTAGTGAAGAAATTACAGAACTAAAAGCATTTTCTCGTGAACAAGATTTGGGTGGCTTGATTGCCCCTAACTTTGCCTTGGGAGCTGTCTTGCTCATGCAATTTGCGGCGCAGGCTGCCAAATATTTCCCAAATGTGGAGATTATCGAGCTCCATCATGACAAGAAAAAAGATGCTCCGAGCGGAACAGCCATTAAAACGGCTGAGTTGATGGCAGAAGTGCGTGAGTCTATCCAGCAAGGTGCGCCTGATGAGGAAGAATTGATTGCAGGTGCCCGTGGTGCTGACTTTGATGGCATGCGTATTCACTCGGTTCGTCTACCAGGCTTGGTAGCCCATCAAGAAGTCATTTTTGGCAATCAGGGAGAAGGATTGACCATCCGTCATGACTCCTATGATCGCAGCTCCTTCATGACAGGGGTCAATTTGGGAATCAAAGAAGTTGTCAAGCGTCATGAGCTTGTCTATGGATTAGAACACTTATTATGA
- the mntE gene encoding CDF family manganese efflux transporter MntE yields the protein MNQSMSNLKLAERGAIISISTYLLLSAAKLATGHLLHSSSLVADGFNNVSDIIGNVALLIGIRMARQPADRDHRFGHWKIEDLASLITSIIMFYVGFDVLRDTIQKILSREQTPIDPLGAILGIISAAVMFAVYLYNTRLSKKSKSKALKAAAKDNLSDAVTSLGTSIAILASSFNYPIVDKLVAIIITFFILKTAYDIFIESSFSLSDGFDDRLLEDYQKAIMEIPKISKVKSQRGRTYGSNIYLDITLEMNPDLSVYESHEIADQVESMLEERFGVFDTDVHIEPAPIPEDEILDNVYKKLLMREQLIDQGNQLEELLAEDFLYIRQDGEQMDKEAYKSEKELSAAIKDIQITSISQKTKLICYELDGIVHTSIWRRHETWQNIFHQETKKEDKQ from the coding sequence ATGAACCAATCCATGTCAAATCTCAAATTGGCAGAGCGCGGAGCCATTATCAGTATTTCAACCTACCTCCTCTTGTCTGCAGCAAAATTGGCAACTGGTCACCTCCTGCATTCTTCCAGTTTGGTGGCAGATGGTTTCAACAACGTATCCGATATTATCGGAAACGTTGCCCTCTTGATTGGGATTCGGATGGCCCGCCAACCTGCAGACCGTGACCATCGCTTTGGTCACTGGAAGATTGAAGATTTGGCTAGCTTGATTACTTCCATCATCATGTTCTATGTTGGTTTTGATGTGCTTCGGGACACCATTCAGAAAATCCTCAGTCGGGAACAAACACCCATTGATCCTCTGGGAGCGATTCTAGGAATCATTTCAGCAGCGGTCATGTTTGCTGTTTATCTCTATAACACACGCCTCAGTAAGAAATCCAAATCCAAGGCTCTCAAGGCAGCTGCTAAGGACAATCTTTCCGATGCTGTCACCTCGCTTGGGACTTCCATTGCTATCTTAGCCAGCAGTTTCAATTATCCAATCGTGGATAAATTAGTCGCTATCATTATCACTTTCTTTATCTTAAAGACAGCCTATGATATCTTTATCGAGTCTTCCTTTAGTCTTTCAGATGGTTTTGACGACCGTCTGCTAGAGGACTACCAAAAGGCCATCATGGAGATTCCAAAGATTAGTAAGGTCAAGTCCCAAAGAGGGCGTACCTACGGTAGCAATATCTACCTGGATATTACACTAGAAATGAATCCTGACTTGTCTGTTTATGAAAGTCATGAAATTGCGGACCAGGTCGAATCCATGCTGGAAGAGCGTTTTGGAGTCTTTGATACCGATGTCCATATCGAGCCTGCTCCCATACCTGAGGACGAGATTTTGGACAATGTCTATAAAAAACTTCTCATGCGTGAGCAATTGATTGACCAAGGAAATCAGCTAGAAGAACTCCTTGCTGAGGACTTTCTCTATATCCGTCAAGATGGAGAGCAGATGGATAAAGAGGCTTATAAGTCTGAAAAAGAACTTAGTGCTGCGATTAAGGATATTCAAATCACTTCCATCAGTCAGAAAACCAAACTCATCTGCTATGAGTTAGATGGTATCGTCCATACCAGTATCTGGCGTCGCCATGAAACTTGGCAAAATATCTTTCATCAGGAAACTAAAAAAGAAGACAAACAATGA